The following are encoded together in the Rhizobium brockwellii genome:
- a CDS encoding N-carbamoylsarcosine amidohydrolase encodes MQSAETNYQGVWGNRIGFGQRPALLVIDFLKAYTVEGAPLYAPGVVDAVAQTPALLAAARAAGIPVIHTRILYLAENCADGGMWVKKAPVMMAMVEGNVLAEFCDGVEPEKGELVIVKQYASAFFGTSLASLLHTQGIDTVILAGCSTSGCIRASAVDAVQHGFRTIVVRDCVGDRHPDPHNANLFDIDSKYGDVVSREDAIAEIAKIKSDCP; translated from the coding sequence ATGCAGAGTGCTGAAACCAACTATCAGGGCGTTTGGGGCAACCGCATCGGTTTCGGCCAGCGGCCGGCCCTTCTGGTGATCGACTTCCTGAAAGCCTATACGGTGGAAGGCGCGCCGCTCTATGCGCCGGGTGTCGTCGATGCCGTCGCACAAACACCGGCACTTCTGGCTGCGGCGCGCGCCGCAGGCATTCCCGTCATCCACACCCGCATTCTCTATCTCGCTGAAAACTGCGCCGATGGCGGCATGTGGGTGAAAAAGGCTCCGGTCATGATGGCCATGGTCGAGGGCAACGTGCTGGCCGAATTCTGCGATGGCGTCGAGCCGGAAAAGGGCGAGCTGGTCATCGTCAAGCAATATGCCAGCGCCTTTTTCGGCACCAGCCTTGCCTCTCTGCTTCACACGCAGGGTATCGATACCGTCATTCTTGCCGGATGCTCGACAAGCGGCTGCATTCGCGCAAGTGCGGTGGATGCCGTCCAGCACGGGTTCCGGACCATCGTCGTGCGCGATTGCGTCGGCGACCGGCACCCCGATCCGCACAATGCCAACCTCTTCGATATCGACAGCAAGTATGGCGATGTCGTTTCGAGGGAGGATGCCATCGCCGAAATCGCCAAGATCAAGTCCGACTGTCCGTAA
- a CDS encoding MFS transporter: MFEKRMTAGGGSDSGDVDSGYAWWRLVLTLILGTVACVGNWSVVVLLPTLQVEFDTVRGGASLPYTCTMLGFAFGGVVMGRLADRVGIVVPVLIGAFLLCVGYILAALTTNIWQFAAFSLVIGLGSAAGFAPLISDLSLWFSRHRGLAVAFAASGSYLSGAVWPMVIEHFQTTQGWRATHVGIGIFIPLVMVPIGLLLKRRLQTVTYVQAEAVTEAARTELGLSPNALQVVLVVAGFACCMAMSMPQVHIVAYCGDLGYGVAVGTQIIALMLGLGVVSRLASGAVADRIGAGPMLILGSSMQAAALLLYLYFNSKSSLYVISGLFGLFQGGIVPMYAVIIRKYLPPREAGIRISLVLMATVLGMACGGLAAGYIFDATGSYRLAFLHGFLWNCVNLALVIWLILWPRQRRRQQALAT; this comes from the coding sequence ATGTTTGAAAAGCGGATGACTGCGGGAGGTGGGTCCGATTCTGGCGACGTCGACTCTGGGTATGCCTGGTGGCGGCTGGTACTCACGTTGATCCTCGGCACCGTTGCCTGCGTCGGCAACTGGTCCGTCGTGGTGCTTCTTCCAACCCTGCAAGTCGAGTTCGACACGGTGCGCGGCGGTGCCTCGCTTCCCTATACCTGCACGATGCTTGGCTTTGCCTTTGGCGGGGTTGTAATGGGGCGTCTGGCCGATCGGGTCGGCATCGTCGTGCCAGTGCTGATCGGCGCGTTCCTGCTTTGCGTTGGCTACATCCTGGCTGCCCTTACCACCAATATTTGGCAGTTCGCAGCCTTCTCGCTGGTAATCGGCCTTGGATCAGCTGCCGGCTTTGCGCCGCTGATATCCGACCTCTCGCTTTGGTTTAGCAGGCACCGGGGGCTCGCAGTCGCCTTTGCGGCCTCGGGCAGCTATCTTTCCGGGGCGGTTTGGCCGATGGTTATCGAGCATTTCCAGACGACCCAGGGCTGGCGTGCAACCCATGTCGGAATCGGCATTTTCATCCCACTGGTAATGGTGCCCATCGGTCTGCTGTTGAAGCGGCGTCTACAGACCGTAACCTATGTCCAGGCCGAGGCGGTAACCGAAGCAGCACGCACCGAACTGGGCCTAAGCCCGAACGCGTTGCAGGTCGTCCTTGTCGTCGCGGGCTTTGCGTGCTGCATGGCAATGTCAATGCCGCAGGTCCATATCGTCGCATATTGCGGGGATCTCGGCTACGGTGTGGCGGTGGGCACGCAGATTATCGCCTTGATGCTTGGACTGGGTGTCGTCAGCCGATTGGCGTCCGGGGCGGTCGCCGATCGGATCGGTGCCGGGCCGATGTTGATCCTCGGTTCGTCGATGCAGGCGGCAGCGCTGCTGCTATATCTGTATTTCAACAGCAAGTCGTCGCTCTATGTGATCTCCGGCCTGTTCGGGCTATTTCAGGGTGGCATAGTTCCGATGTATGCCGTGATCATTCGGAAATATCTGCCGCCACGTGAGGCGGGTATCCGCATCAGCCTGGTGTTGATGGCGACCGTGCTTGGAATGGCTTGTGGGGGCTTGGCCGCTGGTTATATTTTCGACGCCACCGGCTCTTACCGCCTGGCTTTCCTGCATGGCTTCCTTTGGAACTGCGTCAACCTTGCTTTGGTGATCTGGTTGATCCTATGGCCCAGGCAGCGGCGGAGGCAGCAGGCGTTGGCGACGTGA
- a CDS encoding MarR family winged helix-turn-helix transcriptional regulator codes for MTVNDTERPREAAVSETVYDVTEQVGHLLRKAYQRHLSIFQANASDPDLTSVQFVTLCALHDLGPSSQVELVKATSVDQATIRGIVERLKARGLIDLSKDKADARKVVISLLPKGEAVLQDMYPRAYLISEKTVSPLNPAERIALLYLLRKIADDEVGER; via the coding sequence ATGACTGTCAACGACACCGAACGCCCACGTGAAGCCGCGGTGTCAGAAACCGTCTATGATGTTACCGAGCAGGTGGGTCACTTGCTGCGCAAAGCCTATCAGCGGCATCTCTCGATCTTCCAGGCCAACGCCAGTGACCCAGACCTGACATCGGTCCAGTTCGTCACGCTCTGCGCGCTACACGATCTCGGCCCTAGCTCTCAGGTCGAATTGGTGAAGGCCACCTCGGTCGATCAGGCGACCATCCGCGGGATCGTCGAGCGTCTGAAAGCACGTGGATTGATCGATCTGTCCAAAGACAAAGCCGACGCCCGCAAGGTCGTGATTTCTCTCCTGCCGAAGGGTGAGGCGGTGCTTCAGGACATGTATCCTCGCGCATATCTCATCAGCGAGAAAACCGTCTCTCCCCTCAATCCGGCGGAGAGAATTGCGCTGCTGTATCTTCTTCGCAAAATCGCGGACGATGAGGTTGGAGAGCGGTGA
- a CDS encoding FAD-dependent monooxygenase, with translation MSTGNEKIAIIGAGLGGAAAGALLQHAGFNVQIFEQAPSFSRLGAGIHMGPNVLKIFQRIGMDQKLIDISSTPAYWFSRDGLRGDYLSRIPLEGYGATYCTVHRGDLSALQMDTMTPGTVQFNKRLTRLEDNGSGVYLEFQDGTSARATIVIGADGINSRVRETLLGAEKPHYSGWVGHRAMISAEKLKKFDLTFEDCVKWWGPDRHMMVYYTTSRRDEYYYVTGVPHPAWEFDGAFVQSSREEMSEAFAGYHPVIQALIEATDDVTKWPLFNRNPLPLWSQGRMVLLGDACHPMKPHMAQGAAMAIEDAAMLARCLEETGSQDYATAFRLYEASRRDRATQVQTVSNANTFLQTQEDPSWVYGYDVYAEPILDKSVA, from the coding sequence ATGTCCACGGGAAATGAAAAGATCGCGATCATCGGTGCCGGCCTCGGCGGCGCGGCTGCAGGCGCGCTGCTCCAGCATGCCGGCTTCAACGTCCAGATCTTTGAACAGGCCCCGAGTTTTTCCCGCCTCGGCGCCGGCATCCACATGGGACCGAATGTCCTGAAGATCTTCCAGCGCATTGGCATGGACCAGAAGCTGATCGATATCAGCAGCACGCCGGCCTATTGGTTCAGCCGGGATGGCCTGAGGGGAGACTATCTCTCCCGCATCCCGCTCGAAGGTTATGGCGCGACCTATTGTACCGTCCATCGCGGCGATCTCTCTGCCTTGCAGATGGACACCATGACTCCCGGCACCGTCCAGTTCAACAAGCGATTGACCCGCCTCGAAGACAATGGCTCGGGTGTCTACCTCGAATTCCAGGACGGCACCTCGGCGCGCGCCACGATCGTGATCGGTGCCGACGGCATCAATTCGCGCGTCCGCGAGACATTGCTGGGCGCCGAAAAGCCGCACTATAGCGGCTGGGTCGGTCATCGCGCGATGATTTCGGCGGAAAAGCTGAAGAAGTTCGACCTGACCTTCGAGGATTGCGTCAAGTGGTGGGGGCCGGATCGCCACATGATGGTCTATTACACCACCAGCCGCCGCGACGAATATTACTACGTGACCGGCGTCCCGCACCCCGCCTGGGAATTCGACGGCGCTTTCGTGCAGAGCAGCCGCGAAGAAATGTCGGAAGCCTTTGCCGGATACCATCCGGTCATACAGGCGCTGATCGAAGCCACCGACGACGTCACCAAGTGGCCGCTGTTCAACCGTAACCCGCTACCGCTCTGGAGCCAGGGCCGCATGGTCCTGCTCGGCGATGCCTGCCATCCGATGAAGCCGCATATGGCTCAGGGTGCGGCCATGGCGATCGAGGATGCGGCCATGCTGGCGCGATGCCTAGAGGAAACCGGATCGCAGGATTACGCGACCGCCTTCCGCCTCTATGAGGCCAGCCGACGCGATCGCGCGACGCAGGTTCAGACCGTGTCCAACGCCAATACGTTCCTGCAGACGCAGGAAGATCCTTCATGGGTCTACGGCTACGACGTCTATGCCGAGCCTATCCTCGACAAGAGCGTCGCATGA
- a CDS encoding (2Fe-2S)-binding protein, with amino-acid sequence MKPSVSVSLNVNDALWRVSAKPETPLLYILRNDLCLNGPKYGCGLGECGACAVLVDGRPVRSCTVPLGAIGKRRVITLEGLAVDGLLHPVQQAFIEEAAAQCGYCLNGMIIATVGLLQRNTDPDESDIRDALRHHLCRCGTHVEILAAVRRAVTLTKAGRPVDSMTDDMTEASR; translated from the coding sequence ATGAAGCCTTCCGTTTCCGTTTCACTGAATGTCAACGACGCTCTTTGGCGCGTTAGCGCGAAACCGGAAACACCGCTTCTCTACATCTTGCGTAACGACTTGTGCCTGAATGGACCGAAATATGGCTGTGGCCTGGGCGAATGCGGCGCCTGCGCGGTTCTGGTTGACGGCCGTCCGGTGCGGTCTTGTACTGTGCCGCTTGGCGCGATCGGCAAACGACGCGTGATCACGCTCGAGGGGCTGGCGGTGGATGGGCTTCTGCACCCGGTACAGCAGGCTTTCATCGAAGAGGCGGCGGCGCAATGCGGTTATTGCCTCAACGGCATGATCATCGCCACGGTTGGACTGCTTCAGCGAAATACGGATCCCGACGAGAGCGATATTCGCGATGCTCTGCGGCACCATCTCTGCCGGTGCGGAACGCATGTTGAGATACTGGCCGCTGTGCGGCGCGCCGTAACCCTTACCAAAGCCGGTCGGCCAGTCGACTCGATGACCGACGACATGACGGAGGCTTCGCGATGA
- a CDS encoding sensor histidine kinase gives MLYFKTIVLTLPLSYWPRLPTGNCMTYINVPSVSSDLLVAERDILTRVAAGGSLGDVLRDIILMVEKPSNGEMLASILFTSEDGKHLLEGAAPSLPPAYNAAIHGIPVGQGIGSCGTAAFTASPVIVSDIANDPLWADFRDLAIGHGLRACWSMPILAADGRVLGTFANYYREPKEPTERDLEVIGMVTRTTAIAIEKHRNELARERAEEQRLLLLRELNHRVKNVFALVDSMLNMSARSARTPEEFSEAVRGRFRALSRAHELIQPGLSLTEIADPTDVPLCQVIEDILAPYVQDDGGRIVVAGPEDVQISPRAVTGIALILHELATNAAKYGALSRPEGRLLVSWCISNVLELQWSEEGGPEVNVPSGMGFGSRLTKRTVEGQFYGTIDYDWRPDGLCVVIRLPADRIR, from the coding sequence GTGCTCTACTTCAAGACGATCGTGTTAACTTTGCCGCTGTCGTACTGGCCCCGGCTTCCGACCGGGAACTGCATGACTTACATCAACGTGCCCTCCGTCTCTTCCGATCTGCTTGTCGCCGAGCGCGACATTCTCACGAGAGTTGCCGCTGGCGGATCTTTGGGGGATGTTCTTCGCGACATCATCCTCATGGTCGAAAAACCGTCGAACGGCGAGATGCTTGCGTCCATCCTCTTCACGTCAGAGGACGGAAAACACCTCCTTGAAGGCGCGGCGCCCAGTCTGCCGCCAGCATACAATGCGGCCATTCACGGGATTCCGGTGGGGCAGGGGATCGGATCGTGCGGCACGGCCGCCTTCACCGCGAGCCCCGTCATCGTCAGCGATATTGCGAACGATCCGCTTTGGGCCGATTTTCGTGACCTTGCGATCGGCCATGGTCTGCGCGCATGCTGGTCGATGCCAATTCTCGCAGCCGACGGCCGGGTCCTCGGCACTTTCGCGAATTATTATCGCGAGCCGAAGGAACCGACCGAGCGCGACCTCGAAGTCATCGGCATGGTGACGCGCACGACGGCGATCGCCATCGAGAAGCACCGAAACGAACTCGCCCGCGAGCGGGCTGAAGAGCAACGCCTGCTTTTGCTGCGCGAGTTGAACCATCGTGTAAAAAACGTTTTTGCACTCGTGGACTCGATGCTCAATATGAGCGCCCGATCCGCGCGTACGCCAGAGGAATTTTCTGAGGCGGTGCGGGGGCGTTTCCGTGCTCTGAGCCGCGCCCACGAACTCATTCAACCTGGACTATCTCTCACCGAGATCGCCGATCCGACGGACGTTCCACTCTGTCAGGTGATAGAAGACATCCTCGCACCGTACGTGCAGGACGACGGAGGCAGGATCGTCGTAGCCGGGCCGGAAGACGTACAGATTTCTCCGAGAGCCGTCACCGGGATCGCGCTGATCCTGCACGAACTTGCGACAAATGCCGCGAAATACGGAGCGTTAAGTCGCCCCGAAGGCAGGCTCCTCGTGTCCTGGTGCATCTCGAACGTCCTGGAACTGCAGTGGTCGGAAGAGGGCGGCCCGGAGGTCAACGTCCCAAGCGGGATGGGATTCGGGTCGAGGTTGACGAAGCGCACCGTCGAAGGCCAGTTCTATGGAACGATCGACTATGACTGGAGGCCTGATGGTTTGTGTGTCGTTATCCGACTGCCTGCAGACAGGATTCGCTAA
- a CDS encoding maleate cis-trans isomerase family protein, protein MQKPYRIGQIVPSSNTTMETEIPAMLMARQLIRPERFTFHSSRMRMKKVVKEELAAMDAESDRCAIELSDARVDVLGYACLVAIMAMGLGYHRQSEKRLTGRTQENDTNIPVVTSAGALIEGLKVMKAKKIAVVAPYMKPLTELVVNYIREEGFEVMDWRALEIPDNLDVARHDPENLPAIVQTLDLSDVDVIVLSACVQMPSLPVIAKVEAMTGKPVLTAAVATTYCMLKSLGLEAVVPGAGALLSGAY, encoded by the coding sequence GTGCAGAAACCCTATCGTATCGGCCAGATCGTGCCGAGTTCCAACACAACGATGGAGACGGAAATTCCGGCGATGCTGATGGCTCGCCAGCTGATCCGCCCGGAGCGCTTCACCTTCCACTCCAGCCGCATGCGCATGAAGAAGGTGGTCAAGGAAGAACTGGCCGCCATGGACGCCGAATCCGATCGGTGCGCCATCGAACTGTCCGATGCCCGCGTCGACGTGTTGGGATATGCCTGCCTCGTCGCCATCATGGCGATGGGCCTCGGCTACCATCGCCAGTCGGAAAAGCGACTGACCGGCCGCACGCAGGAAAACGACACGAACATCCCGGTCGTCACAAGCGCCGGCGCGCTGATCGAGGGCCTGAAGGTGATGAAGGCGAAGAAGATCGCCGTCGTCGCGCCCTATATGAAGCCGCTGACCGAACTCGTCGTGAACTATATTCGCGAGGAAGGCTTCGAAGTGATGGATTGGCGGGCGCTTGAAATTCCCGACAATCTGGATGTTGCCCGCCACGATCCGGAAAACCTGCCGGCCATCGTCCAGACGCTCGATCTTTCTGATGTCGATGTCATCGTGCTTTCGGCGTGCGTGCAGATGCCGTCGCTGCCCGTCATCGCCAAGGTCGAGGCCATGACCGGCAAACCGGTGCTCACCGCTGCCGTGGCAACTACCTATTGCATGCTGAAATCACTAGGACTGGAAGCCGTCGTGCCGGGTGCCGGTGCCCTTCTGTCCGGCGCTTATTGA
- a CDS encoding alpha/beta fold hydrolase, translated as MSASLLYGANVSANGIRQHYLRYGGKGRPVILIPGITSPAITWGFVAERLADRHDVYVLDVRGRGLSSTGPDLDYGLDAMAADVIGFAQALGVGAPALLGHSMGARIAMRAANTGGEFSRLALIDPPVSGPGRRPYPSKLPWYVDSIRLALAGIDVEGMKAFCPTWTESQLQLRAEWLHTCFEPAIVTAFEDFHKDDIFPDFATLKQPSMLMVAGRGGVIAPEDEAEIRGLNPAIEISRVPNAGHMIPWDDLDGFFEALGDFLSR; from the coding sequence ATGAGCGCGTCCCTTCTCTACGGCGCGAATGTCTCTGCCAACGGCATTCGCCAGCATTACCTCCGCTATGGCGGCAAGGGTCGGCCGGTCATCCTCATTCCCGGCATCACCAGCCCGGCGATCACCTGGGGCTTCGTTGCCGAACGCCTTGCCGACCGCCATGACGTCTACGTTCTCGATGTTCGGGGCCGCGGCCTGTCCTCGACCGGTCCGGATCTCGACTACGGTCTCGATGCCATGGCCGCCGACGTCATCGGCTTTGCCCAGGCGCTCGGCGTTGGCGCTCCTGCGCTGCTTGGCCATTCGATGGGTGCGCGCATCGCCATGCGGGCGGCAAATACCGGCGGCGAGTTCTCCCGCCTCGCCCTTATCGATCCCCCGGTCTCCGGGCCGGGCCGCCGGCCTTATCCGAGCAAGCTGCCCTGGTATGTCGATAGCATTCGCCTCGCCCTGGCAGGCATCGATGTCGAGGGCATGAAGGCGTTTTGCCCGACATGGACGGAAAGCCAGCTGCAGTTGCGCGCTGAATGGCTGCACACCTGCTTCGAGCCTGCCATCGTCACCGCCTTCGAGGACTTCCACAAGGACGACATCTTCCCGGATTTCGCCACACTGAAGCAGCCGTCGATGTTGATGGTCGCGGGACGTGGCGGGGTAATTGCGCCGGAAGATGAAGCGGAAATCCGTGGGCTCAACCCCGCTATCGAGATCAGCCGTGTCCCGAATGCCGGTCACATGATCCCTTGGGACGATCTCGACGGCTTCTTCGAGGCGCTTGGAGATTTCCTCTCCCGATAA
- a CDS encoding molybdopterin cofactor-binding domain-containing protein produces MNHREAPKSAYMAAASTLLIVNDASMGDAAELYIAVGADSRVTAFNGHVDLGTGIRTSLAQIVAEELSVPFEQVDMVLGTTTAAPNQGATIASETIQITAIPLRQAAATARHHLLVKAAEKVGLPIERLRLEDGIIRADGGENWQLNFGDVVVGSHVRLSIDSNAALKPASDYKLVGSSRPRVDIPEKATGRWTYVHDVRVPGMLHGRVIRPPYAGFDHGEHVGNSLISIDETSVAHIDGLVGVVAIGDFVGVVATREEIAIEASGSLKVVWRAPPEWPDLNMPEAALRANPSTPRKLADRGNVDMALAGSAQPMNRTYVWPYQMHGSIGPSCAVADYNDAGLTVWSGTQNPYPMRRDLALLLDMPEEQIRVERLEAAGCYGRNCADDVTADAALLSRAVKAPVRVQLTREQEHAWEPKGAAQIMDVRGGLDLEGGPSAYDFETRYPSNLAPTLPLILTGKLPPVSDVVQMGDRTAIPPYAYGNLRVTVHDMPPIARASWFRGVSAMPNTFAHECYVDELAAAAGVDPVEYRLRYLHDPRAVDLVHALAERAKWVPHTTWGTLGGEGDLLYGRGFAYAVYVHGPFPGKAAAWAAWVADVAVNKKTGEIAVTKVTCAQDSGMMINPDGVRHQIHGNIIQSTSRVLKEKVEFSSTAVQSKEWGGYPLITFPEVPDIDVLMVPRQEEPPLGVGESASVPSASAIANAVYDATGIRFRELPLTPELVLAALNGKTDETPATPVAKKRRWWNVGLSAIGAVAALSGIVTMASPWRPAIGTIQQPDANVYSAATIERGRLAAAAGACNVCHVGNDGTPFAGGRRFDTPFGAVYATNITPDVQSGIGAWSYPAFERAMREGISRDGHHLYPAHPYTSFAGAEDADLQALYAYMMTQAPVAEKAPETKLKFPYSIRAMMAGWNALFLKAQPFKYVETRDAQWNRGAYLVETLGHCSACHTERNALGAEKSGSARLSGGFADGWEAPALNAFAKGPVGWTADAFYDYLRTGHSRDHGSAAGPMAHVVEVMQPLPDSDIRAMATYLASLNEAPADSKAQSQAALAASEAAKASAARISPKGERLFNGACATCHSGNTILSSLALNSNLHAATPDNLIQAILNGVEAPAILAQTTGRQAPEVMSMPAFRQTLNDGQIKDLADYLRARFAPDKLAWTETTKAMQRVTAASH; encoded by the coding sequence ATGAACCACCGCGAAGCACCCAAGTCCGCCTACATGGCAGCCGCGAGCACGCTTCTCATTGTCAATGACGCGTCGATGGGCGACGCCGCCGAGCTTTATATCGCCGTAGGGGCCGATAGCCGGGTGACAGCGTTCAACGGCCACGTCGATCTCGGGACAGGCATCCGCACCTCGCTGGCGCAAATCGTCGCCGAAGAGCTCAGCGTGCCGTTCGAACAGGTGGACATGGTGCTCGGCACGACGACCGCCGCGCCCAATCAGGGCGCGACCATTGCCAGCGAAACCATCCAGATCACCGCGATACCGCTGCGCCAGGCCGCCGCCACCGCCCGCCACCATCTGCTCGTCAAGGCCGCCGAGAAGGTCGGCCTGCCGATTGAGCGGCTGCGGCTGGAGGACGGCATCATCCGTGCCGACGGCGGCGAGAACTGGCAGCTGAACTTCGGCGATGTTGTCGTCGGCAGCCATGTCAGGCTGTCGATCGACAGCAATGCGGCGCTGAAGCCGGCGTCGGACTATAAACTGGTTGGCTCGTCGCGCCCGCGCGTCGATATTCCCGAGAAGGCAACCGGGCGCTGGACCTATGTCCACGATGTGCGCGTGCCTGGAATGCTGCATGGCCGCGTTATTCGCCCGCCATATGCCGGATTCGATCACGGTGAGCATGTCGGAAACAGCTTGATCTCGATCGACGAGACCTCGGTCGCGCATATCGACGGGCTGGTCGGCGTCGTTGCCATCGGTGATTTCGTCGGCGTGGTCGCGACCCGTGAGGAAATCGCCATCGAGGCGTCCGGGAGCCTGAAGGTCGTGTGGCGCGCACCTCCCGAGTGGCCGGATCTGAACATGCCGGAGGCGGCGCTGCGCGCCAATCCGTCGACGCCACGCAAGCTTGCCGATCGCGGCAATGTCGACATGGCATTGGCCGGCAGCGCCCAGCCGATGAACCGCACCTATGTCTGGCCTTACCAGATGCACGGTTCGATCGGCCCGTCCTGCGCGGTGGCCGATTACAATGACGCTGGGCTGACCGTCTGGTCGGGAACCCAGAACCCTTATCCCATGCGCCGCGATCTGGCGCTGCTGCTCGACATGCCGGAAGAGCAGATCAGGGTCGAGCGGCTGGAGGCGGCCGGCTGTTACGGCCGCAACTGCGCCGATGACGTAACAGCCGACGCGGCGTTGCTGTCGCGGGCCGTCAAGGCACCCGTCCGGGTCCAGCTGACGCGCGAACAGGAACATGCCTGGGAGCCGAAGGGCGCCGCCCAGATCATGGATGTGCGCGGCGGTCTCGACCTGGAGGGCGGTCCGTCCGCCTATGATTTTGAAACGCGCTATCCCTCCAATCTGGCGCCAACCCTTCCCCTGATCCTCACCGGCAAGCTGCCGCCCGTTTCCGACGTCGTGCAGATGGGCGATCGTACCGCCATTCCACCCTATGCCTACGGCAACCTGCGCGTAACCGTGCACGACATGCCGCCGATCGCACGCGCCTCCTGGTTCCGTGGCGTGTCGGCGATGCCGAATACATTCGCCCACGAATGCTACGTCGACGAGCTGGCCGCCGCCGCCGGCGTCGATCCGGTCGAGTACCGGCTTCGCTACCTCCACGACCCACGCGCCGTCGACCTGGTACATGCGCTGGCCGAACGGGCGAAGTGGGTGCCGCATACGACGTGGGGCACGCTCGGCGGCGAAGGCGATCTGCTCTACGGCCGTGGATTTGCCTATGCCGTCTACGTCCACGGGCCGTTTCCGGGCAAGGCCGCCGCCTGGGCGGCATGGGTTGCCGATGTCGCCGTCAACAAGAAGACCGGCGAGATCGCGGTTACCAAGGTGACATGCGCGCAGGACTCGGGAATGATGATCAATCCCGACGGAGTGCGCCACCAGATCCACGGCAACATCATTCAGTCCACCAGCCGGGTGCTGAAGGAAAAGGTCGAATTTTCCTCGACCGCGGTGCAGTCGAAGGAATGGGGCGGCTACCCGCTGATTACCTTCCCCGAGGTACCTGATATCGACGTGCTGATGGTGCCGCGCCAGGAAGAGCCGCCGCTCGGCGTCGGAGAGTCCGCCTCCGTTCCCAGCGCCTCGGCCATCGCCAATGCCGTCTACGATGCCACCGGCATTCGTTTCCGCGAACTGCCGCTGACGCCGGAACTGGTCCTTGCCGCGCTGAACGGCAAGACGGACGAAACGCCGGCTACCCCGGTCGCGAAAAAGCGGAGGTGGTGGAACGTCGGCCTCTCGGCGATCGGTGCCGTCGCCGCTCTGTCCGGTATCGTGACCATGGCATCGCCATGGCGCCCGGCGATCGGCACCATCCAGCAGCCGGACGCCAATGTCTACAGCGCCGCCACCATCGAGCGCGGCCGGCTGGCGGCGGCGGCCGGCGCCTGCAATGTCTGCCATGTCGGAAACGACGGAACACCCTTTGCCGGTGGCCGGCGCTTCGACACGCCATTCGGCGCAGTTTATGCCACCAACATCACGCCCGATGTCCAAAGCGGCATCGGCGCCTGGTCCTACCCGGCCTTCGAACGTGCCATGCGCGAGGGCATCAGCCGCGACGGCCATCACCTCTATCCCGCGCACCCCTACACCTCGTTCGCCGGCGCCGAGGATGCCGATCTTCAGGCGCTCTACGCCTACATGATGACGCAGGCGCCGGTCGCCGAAAAGGCGCCTGAGACGAAGCTCAAATTCCCCTACAGCATCCGCGCGATGATGGCGGGCTGGAACGCGCTGTTCCTGAAGGCGCAGCCGTTCAAATATGTCGAGACCCGCGATGCGCAGTGGAACAGAGGGGCCTATCTCGTCGAGACCCTGGGCCACTGTTCGGCGTGCCACACCGAGCGCAATGCGCTCGGCGCGGAAAAGAGCGGCAGCGCCCGGCTTTCCGGCGGCTTTGCCGATGGCTGGGAGGCGCCCGCCCTGAATGCGTTCGCCAAGGGCCCGGTCGGCTGGACTGCAGACGCCTTCTATGACTACCTGCGCACCGGACATTCGCGCGATCACGGCAGTGCCGCCGGCCCGATGGCGCATGTCGTCGAGGTCATGCAGCCGCTGCCGGATAGCGATATCCGCGCCATGGCCACATATCTCGCAAGCCTCAACGAGGCCCCGGCCGATAGCAAGGCGCAGAGCCAGGCCGCCCTTGCCGCGAGTGAAGCGGCAAAGGCTTCCGCCGCGCGGATTTCGCCGAAGGGCGAGCGGCTGTTCAACGGCGCCTGCGCCACGTGCCATTCTGGAAACACGATCCTGTCGTCGCTGGCGCTCAACAGCAATCTTCATGCGGCGACCCCTGACAATCTCATCCAGGCAATCCTGAACGGTGTCGAGGCGCCGGCAATCCTCGCGCAGACGACCGGCCGCCAAGCCCCGGAGGTGATGTCGATGCCGGCTTTCCGCCAGACGCTGAACGACGGCCAGATCAAGGATCTCGCCGATTATCTGAGAGCGCGCTTCGCCCCCGACAAGCTGGCCTGGACGGAAACGACCAAAGCCATGCAACGCGTGACGGCAGCAAGCCACTAG